The Gossypium hirsutum isolate 1008001.06 chromosome D06, Gossypium_hirsutum_v2.1, whole genome shotgun sequence genome contains the following window.
tttttaattctttattattaaaaataaatataattgtaataatttttaatcatttattaattttgtaattgttaaataattttaaaaacttctattatatatcatttttaatctaatgtccttaaaagttatttcttattctcacctcaccgcgacagctgcgtttgaatccaaacacacactccaccgctgtttctaatctcactgctacagtatccaatctcaccgctatagtacctaatctcaccgccaccactgtttttaacctcactagagctaaacacaccgcccatctaAACTAAGCCTTAATCTTTAGCTAACAGAGGTACAAATGTTTCAAATTAAGAGtggtttattgattttttttcatcaaTCTGAAACGTTTACTAGCATGTTGAGGCTCTAGGGCTGGAAAAGGAAggactaatttatttattattctgctatttgacaggTGCTTTTTgcaatattaataaagcatgccAATTTTgcagtaaaaaataaaaaaataaaaaaataaaacaaaattattacTTTTCTGTTTTTATCTTGTCtagctttttttttatatataaaaaagaaaaaagaaaaaataatttatttttataatttagatttgataaacaatttaaatgaattgaaattttgaattgagtttggaaaagaaaattttgaggtgtattttaacttttttttactaaaaaaagatATTAGAATCAATTTCATAAGCCTTTCTAATATCAATTTTGAATGTTCTTTAAGGGCATGAAACTTGACTTTAAAATATTACTAATTTGTTTTGAGAAACACTTAGGAATCGTGTAATGATCTAACTCCTTTTggttttgttatgtttttaatttgttattagattatattgaatgatcattttctttatttctcataCATATTAGTTCTTCAACAACAATATTTCGAGAttttatcttttcaaaatttttatctaaaattttttattttaaaatagttttaaattttttaaataattgtaatataGAATCAaggtaaaattgataaaaaaatataaaatttaataactaaattattatatcaactgaaaaaatatcatttaatgattgagcaacataaaaaataatttcgaaaactttaataattaaattatatttttttaattcaagtgATCAAGATAAAAATTCATCCACTATTTAGGGACTAATGATATATTTAAGGCTTCAACATGGGCCCGCCACTtcctttttataattattttttcccttttttttcagcCCTTTCCTTTTCTACTTTCTTCGTTCTTTTCTTTCTCTACTTGTCCTTCCCTTCACAACCCTACCACCATGAGCCACCGCCGTCCATGGCTTTCTCCGGCTGGTCCCTACCATTAACACAAAACCGAAGATCTTTTCACCCTCTCCTCATTTAAGGCTTAGATATTTTAAAATGGCCTAAAACCCTTCCTAATCTACCCTTCAGATCACGATCGATCTGCAAATCCCGCCGTTCAACCGCCTCGATTTTCCAGTATGTTATTCTCCGCACTGGAGCTCCGAACCCGAAAGATTAGTGgcgtttctttttattttttgacttcttttactattttttgaaTACTGAATTTTCTCTGTTTGGAGGCGCGGTTCGGATGAAGCTTTTCCTTCTTTTCGGTTTTGCAGACTTCGATTCAGGTccgtttctcttttttttttgttgaatttgtGGTTGGGTTCTCTATTGGTCTCTGTTCGCTTGCTGCTGGGTTTGTGAGTTATGGTTTGGGGAGCTAGGCTTGGTGCTGAAGTATGATGATGGATAGGTAATGTGTTGCAAGAGGGCTATGGAAATGGTGGAGTTGGGCGAGTTGAGGAGGTTGCTGTTTAGAGATGGTAATGGTTAATTGAGGGAGGGGAGCTAGTGTATAGACGAGGCAAGGTGTTGAATGGTGAAGGCAGTGGGGTGCTTGATTGGTGTTGGTAATGGAGGTTTTGGCTTCTGGGTTAGCTCAGACAAACCAAGAATCTTGCTGTGCTATTGCTGTCTtctttttttctgaaaattttgctAACCTCCACTTCTTCTTGTTGCAGGGTGCTTATAACGGAGCATTGGCGTGGGACTTTGGTGAAGCTGGTGTGTGCAGTAGGGTGGTTGATGGGATTTGTCGGCAGAGGGTATGGTGGTGGCAGTAATCGGTTGATGAGATGGTGACTATGTGAGGGACCGAAATGCATAATTTGTGAAAGTCAAAGGgctttttatatatacataccatTGGGTTAAAGCCCAAAACTTTTAAAACATGACTCAATTTAAATTAATGCAATAAAAATTCTTCTAATCTAAATAATTAGTAGATTGGATAAAATACTTGGGTGTCTATACTTAAATCACTTTTCAAGAGCAATTTTTTCTATCAACATGATagaagttttatttatttttcttgatgattattcattCTAGAGCTAAAGAAAATGAAGCTAAGATTGGTAGGGTGATGCTGATGGCAATTGAAACAAAAACACATACAGAATCAAATATTCACAATGTACTTTTTAATAACTCAACTTGATCTTCATATTCCTTAATGTTCCCTCTAGGATTCTCCTCAAATCTTGCTATCCTGAACTGTTTTAGCTCAACTCCCTTTGCCTCTCCTATAAGCGCTAAATCAGCCAATATCCTCCCTATCGCGGGTGACATCTTGAACCCATGACCTGAAAATCCACCTCCGATCACCACATCCTTCCCGAACTCCCCTCCCAAAAAATCGATCACGAAATCCTCATCAGGTGTCATCGAGTACACACACAATTGAGTCATGACTGGTTTGCTCGAATCGACTTTCCCTTTGAATCTTTGCTCAACCCATTGCTTTAATGAATCGGGCACAAGTCCTGGTCCCCATGGCCTTTTGTCTGGGTTACATTGATAGCCTCCATGTACTGCTACTTTAATCAACCCTGGGTACTCCAGTGACGGTGTGCCATAAATGTATGGATGTCCGTAGCTAGCGAACgtcggaaaatcatttccaattGCATACTCGACCTCGTGTCCGTCCTTAATCCGCCAATAACATACATTGGTTTCCAATGGTTGGATAGGAAGTTCAATGCCGCGCACCGTTTTAACCAAATTTCTCATCCAACCACCCACTGTCACCACACATTTTTTACCCCAAAAAATTTCACCATTGCTTGCAGCTACCTTCAATCCTCGGTCACCATCTTTGTTTATGCTAACCACTTTGATGTTGTCCTTAAGGCATGCACCATTCTTGAAAGCCAGCATTTGGAACATTGACACTGCCTTGGTGGGCTTGATGATGCCGCCAAGCTCGCACGACACGCCAATCCAGTCCTCTGGTATATCGATCCGTCCGGAAAATCTTTCAGCGACTTGCCGGTGATCGAGGACTTGGTACGGGATGCCGTTCTTTCTACAAGTAGAGATCACAGAAAGGAGACTCTTGGCGTCGGATGGGCCCATGTCGAACTGTTGGGCCTTGAAGTAAACCTTGAACCCGATTTCAGATTGAGCCTGCTCCCACAACCGATACGACTCATCGACCAAGCCGAAGTAGTAGTCTTCAGGGTACGTTGCTCGTATGGTGCGTGACTCGCCGTGAGAGGAACCTCGATGGTGGAGAAAGTCAAACTGCTCGAGGAGTAGCGTTTTTTGGACTCTTTTGGCTAGTTGGTACGCCGTGGAGCTCCCCATGACGCCCGCCCCTACGACGATTACGTCAAATTCATTGTCCGAATATCCCGTATTCATCGCACTGTTACAGTGACAGAAAGGGGGTTTAGCTATTCCTTTCAACTTGGCTTAGTTATTATTTCGCAGAGTGTGGCATATATAGTAGTACTAGCCAATAGCAGTAGGCatctaaaatgatattttaatgtaaaaaaagGCCCACATTTGGGAGGTAATTTCATTATTGCCATATGTTGTTTGTTTCTTCCTGATTTGACTAAAGATTAATGCTAAATTCCGTAATACATACGAAAGTTGGTAAGCAATATATTTGGAACTTTTCATGTTCTAATTATGCTCCCAGTTCAtgtatttttttcacattttaaatTCAGTCCTTTCTTTTTAATTCTATAAAATCCCTCAATTCTgttcaattaataattatattttaattaataaaatcattaaaatatttatattaaagtgTGTTGTAAGCATTTTCTGTTCGAGTTAAACTTGAATTAAGCTTGATTTGCACAATAAAAAAGATTCAAAGATTCAAACTTTTGAactttatgattattttttaccCATGACTATTGTTATTAATAAAAAAGATCTTGTGTTTTTCTTAATAAAACCCAatgttttgaaattaatttttctttaataaaagTATGAATAATCTTACAACACCATATTTGCTTATTTAACCAcgtaaacatttaaaaaaaaacaaatcacatAATTCAATTTTGAGTTAAGTCAATGCACTAAATATAACAGAAATACAAGAACAATGAGCATAATTAATGCTCGTATGATTTCGCTTTGTGAATGGCATCAAAATCAAGTGCAAGGAAAACATTATACTTTTGCTGCACATTGATAGGACTTTATTGAAAAAAAGGGgcattatcatttaaaaaaagaGTTGATAATGAGAATCTCTTGGAAAGCCAATCCCTTTGTCATATTAGGCAGCTTTATTTGTGCAACACCCCTCATTTTTTGTCACCATCCATTTatccctttctttttttcttttttcttttttttttatggttaATTCATCTTTTGCTTTCTATGATGGCccattttagtattattatttgatacattTAATAGTTATAAGCTCAGTTTATTTATGCATGTATGCTTAGAAATTAATAACATGGTGTTTGCTTTAAGCACGTTCCAAAAATGGAGGGTCTTGGATGACCTAATGCAATCACAATTGAAATGATTTTGAATATTCAGTATGTTCTGCAACATACAGACTGGCATTGTAACATCAATCTATCATAACGACAAATTGAATATGGCATGGCTGACTCATCAATGACTAAACATTTGACCCACTAACAATAACATATTCACTCATCTTTATTGTCCTCCCAAATCAGAACTTCTTACAACTTGCAAGCTCAGAATGATTTAAGTCTAATGTGGTATTTAATGTTTgagtttagttttaatatttaattagatatttaaattttttatcttaatttaatatttgagtttgattttaatgttcaatCTTAATATTTAGATTAATACATGCGTAGATAGGGTGACATCCTTTAAATTTAGTTCACTCAagttgttaattttaaaattttaaaaatcagcTAACTTGCAATGCATTTCTTAATGAAATCTAGGCATTTTTTTAGTCAAGATGTCTTCTGATTGATGAAAGATCGATCTCTTAGATTCAAAACTCATTTTGAATCATCTTATTTTGAGCTCGGTAGCTCgagttatgaccattttagtgaagatTGCATAAGCATAATTTTTAGGACGAGAATATTATGGGAATTATGAGTTTTGGGCTTTTATTCGTGTTTAAATGATATTGAGTTTGACTTTAAggcttaattttgattatatataatccctgatttttatttaataagttttatattttttgtatttatttatttcgaattttaggatattttaaaatactttatgtTGCTTAGAAGTTTTATATTTCTTAGTTGGCAAGAAGATTTAGTTAAACTAAAATTACTTATTGTTTAgccaaattagaaattttattgaattagtttGTTTTTCATTAAGTTTGTTGTGGAGTGTGCCTCACATTTTCCCTGAAATGAATCCGACGTCGTGACGACGACAAGCCGACGTCTCGACGACGCAACACACAACATCCCGATGAGAAGAACCTGAAGTCCCGATGACGCGACATGTGATGTCCTGATGAGCCGATAGTGACGTCACGACATGGCGATGTGTTCCCTACTAAATTGGGTtttttctcctagttaaactctgctATCTTTTCTCAATAACTCTAATAACTCTAAAGACATTTTAATCAGATTAGCCCACGAattttagtctataaataggGCTTTTAGCAACCCTAGAGAGTTGAATTCAACAACACAATTAAGAGATAGTTTTGTGGGAATTTTGAGAGAACTTTGTATCTTGGGTTtgggtttatttttgtttctccatcttgtactcattattgattattttttgttttagtgaagttttctttgcttgtagttttttatcctcttaaCAGAAGTTATTCTACGTAAATATTTGTGTCCAATTTTCTCTATTCATTCATGTTCGTTGTTTAATTTGGGTTTATCCCTAGCAAACTGATATCAAAGCTTAGTTCAGATTCTGCATTCaacccgttcagagatggcaatGAGATACGATATTGAGAAGTTCAATGGAATCACAAATTTCAGTTTATGGTAAGTTCGAATGGCGACAATTTTGGTTCAGAACAGTTTGGAAAAGGTCGTTACAGGGCAAAAGCCTGTAGATGTGAATTAGACGGATGAGAGGATAATGATGAGAAGGCTTTGTCAACAATTCAATTGTGCCTCGTGAACAATGTGTTGCAGGAGGTGCTTACAAAGAAAATGACAGCAACCTTATGGAGAAAATTAGAAGTCCTTCACATGACAAAGTCTCTCACAAATTTCTTGGTATTGAAATCACGATTATACACGTTCCGTATACCGAACGTGTGTCTATTAGGGCTCACATCAGTGAATTTGTTACTCTCCTAAATGACCTGAAGAATGTCAAGGCCAACATAGAAGATGAAGATCAaattatgttattgttttgttcTTTGCCCCATTCATATAAAACTTTTAGGGAAaccctgatttatggtagagaGAGACTCTCGTTCAAAGATGTCAAGGGAAACTTATTGAACAATGATAAACTTGAAAATGAGTTAGGTGCGAAGAACAAGTTAGATGGACAAGCCTCAGTTTCGTTGCAATGGGCAAGCAATAATCTATAAAATCAGATAAGAACATGCCTAGGGCAAAATCGATCAAGAAACCGTGACAAGAAATGTGGCTATTGCAAAAAGATGGGTCACATCAAAGTAGAATACTataaacttcaaaataaaaataagagggCTTCTGAAAACGACGAGAAAGGGAAGCAGAAAGTTGATGTAGCCGATGCTAGTGTGGCCGAAAATAGAGGTGATGATTTGTTGCTGGCATCAACAACCGAAAGGTCTAAGTTTTCATCTGAGTGGATCTTAGGttcagtgtaacaccccaaactcaaccCAGTCGTTATGGCCAAATTTAGAAAGCTACATTGGCCACCGGAATGACCCAAAAAACCTTTCTTGATTTCAGACGTATTTTTTTAAACCATTTGCACACTTCGTTCAAAACTAGTAAAATTGAATGTTTGACTTTAATTTCAATCTCATTTCAAAAACTATTTGTCCACAAATATGACCAAAATAAACTTtcagaattttgaatttttttaaactattggcttatcatttcaaaacaaatgaaataaaacatttgttttaatttcataacAACCATGAAAATTTCaggaatcaaaataaataatatctcaattgtaaatattcaatcatttattcaaaattagTTCAAATTTTCAATCATACTTGTAAATCAtgtctttttattcaaaattggagAACTTGATTATTCATcattattttagaaataaaaacatattaacttCATAAATCAAATGTGTTCAGAAAACTcatttgtaaacattaataattttgaaatctaagtctaattttattaaaaactcatttttcagaAATGCAGCGGAAAAATGTGTTATTAATAGATTCtattttaaaaatcaagtttCAAGCGAAATCTTATCAAGTACTAATTTATCTAGTTTTTAAACATGCAAGCAATTTAtgcaaatcaaaatgaaaaatccccaaaataaagtCCCATGCCACAGTCCATACACAAActtattacaaacccaaaatatcaaaatatcaaaataaaatttaattaatttaagttaaaaagattTACGAGAAACTCTTTCAAATGCCATCATCGAATTCTAACATCGAGGTTATCTGTGAAATTAGAAAACTAAAtgggtgagctataaagctcagtgtgagatTAACATAAACACAATCGCATACATATAAAGATATACATTATCCAATCACAATAATCGTACCAGTTTCATATAACTCAATATTTTACACTTATACTATGCATGATCATGTCAATGCACATTTTGTAAAACAATGTAGATTTTGTGAAAATAGTCATACTCATCTATACTACACACCATAATCGAGTTTTTCCCAGAACTCGTCCATCTAACACACCAAATTGTAAACAGTGTCACCAAAATCGTAGATAAACTGACAATAATCAATATCGTGGACAAGCCATCAAAATGGAAGATATACTGCCACATAATCAAAATCGTGAACAGTGTCACATTAATGTAGATAAACTACCACATACTTCCACCTTTcacatatcccaccccatgcatgtgatatggccaaaATCACTCAAATTATATAGGACTGTTTAACATGCAAATCTCATATGTACACATGGtaccaaaatttcacaatttattttcatGCGAACATTACGTATgccatataatcacataacatgagaatgagatgtacatatttttcaaatcaataataaaaatcaataccACACAACATGCTTTTCACAATATATACGGTTTGGGGAAATCCTTACTTGACAAAATTCATATTGAGGGGTTATCTCTCTTTATGGATACATAAAATATCCTTGttaataacattatttaaataacaacattgttatcaatataaaacaaagacaattTAGTTTAGTGTTAAAACCCACACCTGATCGTAGATCTGGTGTGCAACAACTATCTAAGAACACCCACACTTGGATCTAACAATTAGATTATCTATTCAATCAACAAATGGTGATCTTACATCAATAACGATCATTAATAAGGTTGATACATTAGTTGGTATCAATTTTCCTATTAACACTTACCCTTAGAAAAATAATCACTTGGATTAGTGATTTCGATTCCTACTTTAATGATCTCTTGAGTTGGTGTCAATGGGCCTTTCAATAAATAAGACATATGAGATGTTACTATTTGAGAGAATAAATCACTAAAATCTTCAAAAACATTCAGCCAAGGGAAGAAAATAGGGAGGAGAAAAATATTTGTACACCACCCTTACACTTATACTATCATGATTGGAACAGAAAGATGGATGGATCGTATTGATCATGAATCAGAGGGGAAATAATGATCTAAAAAGGAggattatttgaaaataaatctAAGAAAATAGAGTTTAGAATTAAgaattaaacaaaataattagTGCAAAATTTTCTTGACTACTAAAAGTaataatgaataattaaaaatgaagaagaagggAGAAAGAATCTCCACCATTGGTAATGGTGCTACGACAATAACGATGACGGCGATGGTGGTGGTTTGGCGTTAAAGTCGACGGTTCGATAGGGGAGAAAGAAAAAGGTTATGGTTTTGGTCACTCTCTTAAAGGAGAAGAGaggagaaaaggaaaaaataaaagaaaagaaggcGAAGATGCGCGGTGGCTCGCGATGGTTGACACAGTAGAGGAGGATGGCGCTAAGGGCGACGGTGGAGAAAATGGTGGAGACAAGTAGCGACAAGGTGGAGGTCTGGTGGTGACGATGGTGGTTCAAGGAAAAGGAGTGGTGGAGGAGAGGaggaaaaataatacaaatggtGGTTGATggctaaaaaaaaagaaaaaatgagaaaacAGGGAGGAGCAAAATAGTGGGTGGTAAAAATGAAtaggaaaataaaagatgaacaaaatgttGTCATTTATCTTGTCCAGGTTCAATGTATGTCACACAAGGTATGGGTGTAAAAATAGGAATGTTGAGGGGACAAAGGAGCAAAAGGGGTATCATGGGAGTGAAAAAGGGGCTATTGAGGGAATATTAAGTAGCTAAAGGAGGAAATAATCTTTCTTTGCATAGTAATCAAGAGTGGACGGTTATAAAAGCTTTGATCAAATTTTTACGagtcaaaaattaaataaaaaaacacgaGAATGTGGGGAATTGAACATAAGACTTTAAGAAATTATCtaagcacttaaccactaaaccaactCCCTTCCTTATTATAATTCctacaacatttattttaaaaacatggtgtGACCTTTGCTAAGGTTTGAGAAAAAAGTGCACCACATAGAAAATAATGTGAGGGAAGAGATTCGAACACAGGTCATCAAGGACAActccaccactactcaatcactaaaaaaattcgggcatgaccactctcgattcattaacccaatttctactgaCCCAATTTTTAGGGTGTGACTTCAGGGTGTTCCTACCATATGTGTCCCAACAGGGACTGGTTCTTCACATACAGTTCAATTGAAAGTGAAGTGCTTGTGGGAAATAACTCACCTTGCAAAATAACTTGCACTGGTACCATTCAGATTAGGATGCATGAAGGGATAATCAAAGCATTATCAGATGTCAAGCATGTGTCTTATTtaaagaagaatctcatctctttagGTATTTTAAACTTGAATGGTTGCAGGATCATCATTGAGTCAAACAGTTTGAAAATATCTGGTGGAGCTCTTGCCTTGATGAGAGGACAAAAAGTTGATAGCCTATACATTCTGCAAGGTTCGATGGTGATCGGTTTGGTAGCAATTACAAAAATAGAGACAAAATTGTCGCCACGTCGTTACAAGGACTCCTATGATGTTGCCATGACAGACAAAATTCTCTCTTTACAGATTTTGAATCAACTCAATTGTGGCACATGCGACTCGGTCATATGAGCAAAAAAGGTATGaccatttttgtaacaccctaaacccaaccCGATTCACCAAATTTGGATATTGGGTGTTACATTACTATTACAGACTTATACATGCTTAAGATAtacaaattttcaaagaaatacaTCTTATTAGTAACACTGCCCAACAAAGTTGCGTTTGGATGAACAATGTGTACAAAACATACAAATATAATTACACGTCACATTGGCCTATACGGtccatcttattcaacctttaaaaaaataatgttgacTTCATTTATTGACCAACACGATTTATTCACTCTATAAGgcttacaaaaaaaatttagaggcTTATTCGAAACATTTCTATCAGACTCAAACATGCTTGTGCAACCCCCACTCTGTATGCATAAGTGCCCACTTCGCCACTTCTTTGGCGTAACCTTGGCATCGTCCCTCCTTGTGCTTCCTTTACCTGAGACATAAAACACAAAGGGGTAATTTCAATAGAACTTAGTGAAAGAACCTTCTTTTACTTGAGCCCTTATTCAAGGGTTTCATCATTTATTTCTTGTTCATAACTTTGACCCTATCAATTGTATAGACTTCGCCATAACCTTCCATATTGGCTTTTCTTTCAGAACTAATCCGCACTTACTGAATTCTCAGAATACCGTGTTCGACATTCATTCAGAGTCCGAACATAGACGTTGTTTTCAAATAGTCATAATGAGAACTGTTCTTCAAATTACGCCATTAAGGCGTTCCTTTCCAAAGATAGCCAAAGAGGATTTCCTTTCAAAGTCTCGCCACAAAAGCGTCATTTTACAGAGATTGCCACTAAGGTTTCCTTTTACCAAAGATAGCCATAAAGACGTCTTTTTATGGAAATTGCCACAAAGGCACTTCTTTAGGTTGCGCCAAAAAGGTGTCTTCTTATTGATTACCACAAAGGTATTCCTTATCAGAGATTTGCCACAAAGCCATTCCTTATTAGAGATTTTCTATAAAGGCATTCCTTTAACAGAAACAATCACAAAGGCTCACTTTTATGGAACTTGGTGTTTTTGACAACAGGGATTCACCTAAACTCATGGTCATGAGGTTTGCCCTTCATCATATGGTATTCACCCAACCGTcttttacatatttcatatgatGTCATGGcgcaaccatggtcttacactatatggtcttTAGAGTGCCACGGCCATGGACTTATCCTTATAAGAGATTCCTATTTTTAGTCCCGACGGAACCCTTTAAATGACTCCAAAGACAGACACATGCTTATCATGCAGACTCATAGTTGACAAACTTATTCCCTTTAGACTTCTTCATGACAGATGCATTCATGCTTACAGATGCAATGCATTTCACACCAGACTCGTTCGAACAACGGCTAACTCATAATAGACATATTCATGCTTTTAGACATATATGCACGCATACTGTTCCTTTCCTTATTAGAGTCATAGAGTCATTCTTTAGTCACTTAGCACATAAATATCTAGATTACAAACATACATGTAAAAGTAGTTTAGATGCTCACCTATTAACCATGCAGCTTGGGCTCTAGTTCTAAGTTCTTCTTAGAGATTACAACAACCACTACCTTGGTATGAAGAAATCACCGATAAAGCTTAGGATTTCTACTCTATTATAAGAAATACTTTCTCTCTGCTTTTCTAACTTGAATATAGTAGGATTtttgaagagagagagagaaagggtatgttctatttttctttagACTCAAACTGAAAATACTTTgtagagaaggaaaagaaaaactcttTCCTTTCAGTCCTGGTCACCCATATTTATACAACCCTTTTCTGTATGATAACTTGACACATGTTACAATCATAACCAAGTTGTTGCATGGGTGGTTCACAACTGTAAGGAAACGTGTATGAAAATCCAtctatatattcatataaatattcATGATTTTATTTCATGGTTTGTTCCTGACTACCTGTTAGGACGTAACCAGGATCATACTAGACAAACTTAGCGTGCAATGTATTTTGACGGTATCTCTAATAGTCAAAATTCCTTGACAACTTACTAAGTTCATTTCTTAGAGATCCTTCATTACTCCTAAGCTAACTATTTTCTTTACCTTTTACTGCCAAAAACATCGTTTGGGTGGATAGATACATGTTAACCTATTCTCTTCAGAGACTTCGCCTAAAGGCGTACTTGCGAACTTGAACTCTTAGTCGAATCTAACATCTTGCCTTCTCAGGACCTATTCCAAAATTCTTGCAATATTCAAATATTAAAGCTTTATCGGGTGACGTGtcatagttttaaataaaaaaggtttTCCAATAGGCACCGAAGTTAAAAAGTTAGATTTCTTCAAGCATTGCATTTATAGAAAGAATACTCGATTCAACTTTGATTTGCCAGTGCACAAGAAAAGAGGGACCCTTGACTATATTCATTTTGACTTATGGGATTCGATTCTAGTCGTCTACAGTGAGGTAGCAAATATCTTCTAACTTTTATTAATGACCACTTCATGAAAGTTTGGGTTTATTTCTTGAAGCACAAGAATGAAGTCTTCTGGATCTTTAAATAGTGGAAGACCTTTTTAGAAAAGTAGACTAGGAAGTTCGTAAAACGGTTAAGAACGGATAATAGTCTCGAGTTCTATTCAACTGATTTTAATGATTActgcaaatgaaaatgaatggAAAGACATCGCACAGTTGTTACCTTGTAGCAAAATGGGGTTGctgaaaggatgaacaaaaatttattTGAGAAATCCTGATGTATTTTCTCAAACGCAAgtttagaaaatgatttttaggcTGAAGCAGTTAACTTGAcaatttatttttggaaaaatgagtttggaa
Protein-coding sequences here:
- the LOC107901637 gene encoding probable sarcosine oxidase; its protein translation is MNTGYSDNEFDVIVVGAGVMGSSTAYQLAKRVQKTLLLEQFDFLHHRGSSHGESRTIRATYPEDYYFGLVDESYRLWEQAQSEIGFKVYFKAQQFDMGPSDAKSLLSVISTCRKNGIPYQVLDHRQVAERFSGRIDIPEDWIGVSCELGGIIKPTKAVSMFQMLAFKNGACLKDNIKVVSINKDGDRGLKVAASNGEIFWGKKCVVTVGGWMRNLVKTVRGIELPIQPLETNVCYWRIKDGHEVEYAIGNDFPTFASYGHPYIYGTPSLEYPGLIKVAVHGGYQCNPDKRPWGPGLVPDSLKQWVEQRFKGKVDSSKPVMTQLCVYSMTPDEDFVIDFLGGEFGKDVVIGGGFSGHGFKMSPAIGRILADLALIGEAKGVELKQFRIARFEENPRGNIKEYEDQVELLKSTL